In the genome of Hippoglossus hippoglossus isolate fHipHip1 chromosome 9, fHipHip1.pri, whole genome shotgun sequence, the window CTAATGCTGCATCGTCTGTAGCTTTGCTTTTCCAGCGGCCAGTGCCCTGAGGGATCCAGCATCCTTAATGTGAGGGTatggtttttcatttcaatgctGCCATTTGAAAATGCAAGGGAATCGAGGAATAATGTGTTGTCTAatatactgtttatttttgtactaGCCAACAGGAAACTCAGTTTACATGTTGATGCATGATACAAAAGGCTTGGCTTGGGATTGAATTTTACATAAGTGAGCATATTGATTGAACTGACTTCCTCTGGGGTGATGACTTCCTCATCCAGGGAAATGTTCTCCTTCTTACTTCTCGTCTCTCGCTTGCACATGCACTTACAACTTCTTCAAACTTAATGTCATAGATTCGTTTTTTGTGATCTTATTTTAAACccattattttctgtctttagcATCATAAGTAGATTtcgttgttgttttgttgttgaactGGAGCACCTTTATTCTCATTCgttatgttattataataaatcaGATTGTGTAATTTATGTGTCTTATAATGTTGGGATGTCCTTTTGAGTTGATTTCCAGACTCTTCTCAAGCTGATTTTACTCTGTTTTAGACTCGCAGGGTTTGAAATCGACTCATCAGTATCTTGTCAAGTATACACTGAATTGAATTGCATATGGGTGACTTGGAAGATTAAGAATCCAAACTTGTATTCAAATGCCGGCTTCAGTTCACCTGCCTGCCATACTTGTTCTAGAGAGGTTATCTGGTGAAGTGGAACCACTGTTGTCACATGCTGCTGTGAAGCGTGTCATAAAGAGTAAAGAGTTTTGAAAGCATACCTATAGTCGTGCCttgtttctttaataaaaacaccagATTAGTTGAAAGCAGGTTTCAACAAATGTGGATGTTCAATGATCTGTGCTGGTCTGATGCTGGAACATTCAACAATTGGACATACATAACTACAACTACCTAAAATCACATACAGAGAAACCATGTTTAAGAAAGATTTATCTGACTTGCATTTTGATTGTTTagtttgacccatgtcccatctactggcatggaggaggcggggcttatgacctgtactgcagttAGCCACTAAGCGgagatcaagatgatttggcttaaCGTTTGGGGAGTGGTCATGATGTCCATCTTTTAGAAACTATGTATGAAATCTATATATGACACATATGAAGGTACTGTCAGCAGTTCTGTCCAAaacggggggaaaaaacagaaaccatTAGACAGGTAACAAGTGGAGGAAGTTACTGATCCTGGAAATGGAAAAgtgcattttttcttttttacaaatgaaacaaatgacaaatggaGGGATATAGTGTTCTGCTCGGGGGAGTTTGTTACCTCTGGACACAATGTTTCTCCTTGTTTCTAATCTTTCTGCTGAGCTAAGCAAACCACTtcctggctgtagcttcatatttaatggacagatatgagagtggtattgatcttctcatctaactcctggaaagaaagtgaaaagagctATTTTCCTTAATGTTAGCTGTAGTTTATCAGACAATTTTGTTTGTCACTGCAGTTTGTTAACACTGCTCTAATTAAGTGCTGTTTTAAGTCTAtcatttttcacactttcttCACAGTTCTCCCCGCCCACACCTGGTTGTAACACACCGTCTGCATAACAGTAGAAGATGAGCAAGTCACCCACCCCCAAGGGCACCCCGGTGCAGCGCAGCCCCAGCGATGGGGTCCCAGAGAGTCTCCAGTCACCTCAGCATTCCACACCAGGCTCAGGACCCCAGCATAAGAAACGCATCTCCAGCCTCCTGCAGAGTCCGGTGCGATCGCTGATTTACTGTCTATTTCTTTAacacttttctgtctctgtctcctccccctcctcctctcgaGATGTGATTATCTCCCATCAGAGTAAATCTGTTCTCAAATTCTACTTGACAAGCCCGGGCTGCAGTCAGTGCTGGACTCTATTCTGAATGCCTGATTCTGAAGCTGTGGAGACCATGAAGTGAAAGGCCCTATGGAGAGGGGCTGACTCATTAAATATGTTTACTCACCCTCACCTCTGTAGTGTAGGAGTGTTTATGAATCAGTGCATGTGTTCAAAGCCCTGTGAATTTTCATGATTATAGCATCTTTCAAATTATTCTAATGACGTGAGTTTTGTTCGTAGAAAATGAGACGATCGAGGCTTTTCCAAATATACGTAGAGAAGCTTTGATTGAattttattatgaaactgaAATTATTTGTGTTGTCTGATGTATGTACACATGCCTGTATGTTAACAcattaatgtctgtgtgtttgtgggtgaagTCGTTCAGGGAGGAGTTGGATGTGCTGATCCAGGAACAGATGAAGAAGGGTGGCAGCTCATCCAACCTATGGGCACTGAGACAGCTCGCTGATTTCATGGCCTCACATGGctctccagctgctctgccAGTCTCCCCCTCCAGTATGTGAAACCTTTGATTAAACTCAATTTATCCCTGCACTTCACTACAAGAAGATCAAAAATTATGCCGTAGAGCCAGTCATATTGTCCCCTTTTCTTCTAGCATGTCAACCCTGGTGTTTTCATTACCCATAAAGCAACTCTATTATCAAAAGTTTCATAAAAGATTCTGTTTCTAAGTAGATgcaataattacattttgattatgtgtttttatacttgtAGTCTTCAGCCCCAATCAATAACTCTCATCAAGACATCGATGTGAGAAAGATGGAGTTTCCTATTCATACTCTCTCAGTAGTTTAAAAATGCCATTATTAGCCCTGGGTTTCCATTATTTTTTCCAGCGGGTCCATAAGTGTTGTATTGTAACACTGACTGTTTGTCTGAATACCCATATGTTCGCCCAGTGGCTGTTTTCCACAGCTATTGTGGATTGTTTTATTGACATATTTATTGTGCGTTTGGTGCTTGCAGATACTTCTGGTCTCGTCCTCTAATTGTTAACACTGGATTGTCCATAATTTGGTTATCTGCTGTTAGTCTTGGTATATTAATGTTATATCTACTGACAATAGTATAAAAGCTTTCATCTTCAGTCACTGAATTTGTTTGGTTGGTCAGTGGTGTTTTATTCTTGCCTGACACAGGTTTAACTAattgttgtgtttcatttatttatcaggaCCTGGTTGTATTTACCAAAGGTTAGAAACATTTTTAGGAGAGGTAGTGAATCCCCCTGGGGCAGGCAGTGCACAGGGGCAAGTTTAAATATAAGAATGAAACCTATTAGATCTGAAATCAGCTGCACTAttgtaaatacatgtaaatttaaaccattgtttttttcaacattcttCATAAAACGTCACTCAAAAGCAGCACAATCATTgactcaacaacaacagtggaagCTGCAATAAAAATACAGTTGGACTGATGTGCGATTGATCGGCCCACAGTCAGGGCAGACACTGGTGGTGTTTCGGTCCCTGGCGAGTGTTTCTACCCTATTTCAGTGTCATTATTAATTAGTTCCACACTTGAagaattaaaggaaaaacaggaaatgtattTGTGCAGTTGGTCTATGGTTGTTTCAGATCTACACAGGGGTTTGCTGAAGACAGTTGGACCTGAGCTCAGGTTGAAGTTCAGGGGATTTTATAATGTCACTTAAAACCATGCACTAATAATAATGGTAAAGATGTAAGTTGCCCTGTCTATTCAGGGAGGTATCCTGAGCATGGATGACTTATTGAAGGGGTAAAGGTTCCTTGTCATGGATACTCATAAATACTTACTTATACATGCACTAAAAAACGATTTGTCGGTTGGCCAATAAAAATCGGCTGATATGAGGctttcacagacatgtcagtatcagtgtttatgttaaTGCCCCTAAAAATCAGTTGGGCTCGAACACTTCACACATCAAATCAACAGTGATTGTAAAACATGTCAACTCAAAGCAGCAAGAAAAACAATGGCAGAATAGATTTACATTATTCATGTATGTTGAAATGTGCACATTCAAAAGAATCAATCAACCACTCTCCTACCTGCCATTGTTGTCTGCAGACCATCATCCTcactccactctctctctgtctctgtctggtTTTCTATCCGTCTCTCACCACACAGACATGATGATGGTGACAGCCATCAACGACCTGCATGGCTGGGAGCCGGGCAGCATGGTGAAGGGGGAGAGGCTGATGCGCTGCAAGCTGGCCAGCACCCATCGCCTGTTCGACCTCTACGGCTGGGCCCAGATCAGCCACACCTGTCTCACTGTTAGTGTTACTTTCTTCTCACATCACAATTCAAACATTATGTTGTTTTACCTCAACACATATTTACTaaacagattatttattttgtatatgaTATGATCAGAAAGATCTAACTCAGAACATATGAAAAGTAGATACTGAATAAAGGGCAGCACCAGCATGCTTAGGAAGATGTCATCTGAGAGCAGATGATAGAAATCTGGGTTTTTTTGCTTTACAAATGGAAACATATCAGAATGGATTTCCCACAGTAGCATTATGTTTTGCAGTGTCACCATCTTCGGTCTTTAcctgtgttgttttcctcctcggCAGCTCCGTGTCAGTAAAGAACAGGAACACTTCCTGGTGCTTCCAGACGGCTTGGCGTACAGTGAGGTGACTGGATCCAGTCTGGTGAGTGACCATCGTCAGGATTAAGGTTACACACATGTGAAAACGGAATTCAGCCCTTCAACGGTATAGATATAATGCACATATAGTATAATCGtgtttcattatattattaattagaAATACTGCAATTGTCCagttagattaaaaaaattctatATTTGCTATATAAATTGCTAAGTAAATTGAATTATATTTTAGTATTATGTTTTCTTGCATCTTTGGTAatctataattttttttcatttaaatggttGATTGAGTCTTAATCTATATCTTCTTTACAATATATTGCAAAGACAACATCAGGAAAACATCACAACAGAGAATATTTGCCATTTCTCTTGATAATTTACTTGACAGAGTATCGGAGTATCAAATAATCAAATCGTCACTACACacatttttaactgtttaactgtAAAGAATTAttagaatatttattttcttagtttAACTGGTTTCATTGTTGCGTTGATTAGGAGAGAATTTTCCTAATGAACGACAAGTGAGGGAACCATTGTCCTGAAGTTCATCATACAATTTCAtattattaaattttttatttaaaaaaaagcctgtgAGCATATGGTAAACTTTCTCTGGTGAAGTTCCATCAATAGTTTATctatttgcaaaaaaaacaggTTCCACTGCCTCATTAATTTGCTCATCAACCagtagttttaatttgaaatcagTCAAATGAAATCCAAGAAATATGACACAAAACTGGGTCTGTGCAGTTTTAACATTTATCTGGCTTAAGCACAATATAGAATGTATAATGAGTTGTCGTGTGCTTTCACAGGTAAAGGTGAATATCCTGGGCGAGGTGGTGGAGAAGGGCAGCACCAACCTGGGCGTGGACCCAGAGAAGTTCAGCCTGCACCAGGCCATCTACTCAGCGCGGCCAGATGTTCGCTGTCTtcttcacatccacacaccGGCCACAGCAGCGGTGAGTCAGTCCGAGCTGCAACCAAGAGAGAGAGGCTGCCACTAGTTCACAGCTCTGAAGCCATATTACACTGGTCATTTATACCCTAAACATAGAAAGTCATAACATTGTTACAGTGTAATAGCTCTTACGATTCTAGTATAATTTTGTTCTGCTTGAGTCTGATAACATTTGTCCAGCGTGGATTTGCTTGTAAAATAGATTGTATCCTCAACAATCAGACTATATATGAGTCTGTTTCATGATCTTTGCTGCCACAACtgacaaataattattttcaggTTTCATCTATGAAGTGTGGCCTCCTGCCACTGTCCCACGAGGCTCTGCTGGTTGGTGACGTGGCCTACTATGACTACAACGGAgtcatggaggaggaggaggacagagtggAGCTGCAGAAGAGCTTGGGACCCACCTGTAAAGTGAGCAGAGCACAGGAAGCAGAACCAGTAATATGATACTTGTATTCATTCAGCAGTTACTGCCCCTGTGCCTCCCACAAGGGATGTTTAAGCTTTAAGAACTTAGAGGTCTAGACACAAGACATAAGGTGATGTTTCCTCAGACTGGATTAATTATATAGGCCAGTTATGCTGCTCACCAtttattctcataataacattgatgttttgtgtgtccCAGGTTCTGGTGCTAAGGAATCACGGCATAGTGGCTCTTGGGGAATCAATGGAGGAGGCCTTCTACACCATCTACCACATCCAGGCTGCCTGCCAGATCCAGGTCtaacgcatgcacgcacacacatgcaagcacacacatgcacacacacacatgcacacacacacacacacacacacacacacacacacacacacacacacacacacacacacaacctatCAAACAGGAGACAAAGTGCTGCCACTGCATTTCcgtaggtgtgtgtatgtgtgagtagGAGAATGAGTAATATAGATGCTTCAGTGTTACACCTGGGCAGTTGTCCTTCTCTTGGTTCCCCTCTCACTGTAGACAGCCAGCAGCTCTGCACTGCAGTATTTTACCCTACAGGGGTGTTGTGTGCCAAACAGACACTGCAGTAACTATACAGGACCAACAGTGGCCTGTAGAAGGGCAGAAATGTGACCGTACACTCATCAtcattgaataaaaaaaggagaagagatgCAACTTGTtctaaatctttttattttttttcaggtgTCAGCGTTGTGTTGTGCAGGTGGTGAACATAACCTGATTTTGCTGGATCGGACCATCCATAAACCCAACTCAGCCGGCACTGTGGGCTGGGCTGGCTCCACCTTTGGGCCCCTGCACAAGAGCCGCGTTGGGGAGCATGAGTTTGAGGCCCTGATGAGAACTCTGGATAACCTGGTAGGAAACCTTCTTCTTAACATCCTGTTTTAGTCATTAGTAAGGGCTCACTCATTTTATAATTTCCAACAGAAACATGAGAGGTAATACAGGTTCCTATGGTCACATGTCCAAAAGATTGTATTTGCTTCATGAATCAGGTCATGATTAACCTGTATTTGTATGGTATTTAATGTTATGGCTGGATTCAGATGACTTCTGTTCCTTTACTGTTTCTCAACCACTAACAAAAgatcacacacactgctacagcaattctgtttattattattgcactATGTAAATGTCTTTGCATTTCAAACTATCTGACTTTAAAATTCAAAAGCTGTGCATTTAAAATCTAATGCATAACATATTTCACAAGCTTCAATTTCAATATCTGCTTTGATCCAGTGTACATCTGACATTTAGCATTTCAAATTAATGATGCACTTATTtctgtgattctttttttttttttttaaatgtgtctacCAATGAAGGTGTGAGATTCAGAACTTTGATTTTTTTGACTGCATACTTCATGTTTTTGAAACATAatacaagtttttatttatttattgttgttattattattactcctTTATGATGAGTTCCTGTATATTTAATTTCAGAACAACTTAAATACATTGACATCATGTGTGTTATACAGAACTTTGACCAAATTGGTCAGCACATACTTATAAAAGGCATTTCCCTCACACTACCATCAATCCTACTGTATATCATGCGATTGCAGTCATTTCCTGTAgctgtttcacaataaaagcataaaagcCTTCTTGTGGTTGCAGAGGGAAAGCGTCTTATGTAAAGGAGGGGCATCATATTATGTTCAGATTGCATCAGCAGTGACTCAACAGCTAATTTATCTTTGATGCAGTCGTTCTGTGAAATGAAAGGGCAAACCACAGCCATTTGTTCTACAATGTACTGTATTCA includes:
- the add2 gene encoding beta-adducin isoform X1, whose amino-acid sequence is MSKSPTPKGTPVQRSPSDGVPESLQSPQHSTPGSGPQHKKRISSLLQSPSFREELDVLIQEQMKKGGSSSNLWALRQLADFMASHGSPAALPVSPSNMMMVTAINDLHGWEPGSMVKGERLMRCKLASTHRLFDLYGWAQISHTCLTLRVSKEQEHFLVLPDGLAYSEVTGSSLVKVNILGEVVEKGSTNLGVDPEKFSLHQAIYSARPDVRCLLHIHTPATAAVSSMKCGLLPLSHEALLVGDVAYYDYNGVMEEEEDRVELQKSLGPTCKVLVLRNHGIVALGESMEEAFYTIYHIQAACQIQVSALCCAGGEHNLILLDRTIHKPNSAGTVGWAGSTFGPLHKSRVGEHEFEALMRTLDNLGYRTGYAYRFPVLLERSRMRRDVEVPATATAYHQFDDDGVHPALRQNPFTQRQQQERTRWLNTPNTYQKVNQEQASPGHQRTTWLKAEEVTQAGSTSIKIENPNLFVPLFTNPQEVIETRNKIRQQNRQDMKTAGPQSLVLASVITENSPPSPVSPPKVPPEPEPPNPFNQLTDQVLDEYRKEVQRKQDGETDGEEVANDKESSPATSPTKGPPPSPPPLSPPPLSEEVKADSPAIQNGGEEEKQTTEELEKGMKALSTNDTSSTPAAPPAKPQGGTPEGSPSKSPSKKKKKFKPPSFLKKSKKQKEKVET
- the add2 gene encoding beta-adducin isoform X2; this translates as MSKSPTPKGTPVQRSPSDGVPESLQSPQHSTPGSGPQHKKRISSLLQSPSFREELDVLIQEQMKKGGSSSNLWALRQLADFMASHGSPAALPVSPSNMMMVTAINDLHGWEPGSMVKGERLMRCKLASTHRLFDLYGWAQISHTCLTLRVSKEQEHFLVLPDGLAYSEVTGSSLVKVNILGEVVEKGSTNLGVDPEKFSLHQAIYSARPDVRCLLHIHTPATAAVSSMKCGLLPLSHEALLVGDVAYYDYNGVMEEEEDRVELQKSLGPTCKVLVLRNHGIVALGESMEEAFYTIYHIQAACQIQVSALCCAGGEHNLILLDRTIHKPNSAGTVGWAGSTFGPLHKSRVGEHEFEALMRTLDNLGYRTGYAYRFPVLLERSRMRRDVEVPATATAYHQFDDDGVHPALRQNPFTQRQQQERTRWLNTPNTYQKVNQEQASPGHQRTTWLKAEEVTQAGSTSIKIENPNLFVPLFTNPQEVIETRNKIRQQNRQDMKTAGPQSLVLASVITENSPPSPVSPPKVPPEPEPPNPFNQLTDQVLDEYRKEVQRKQDGETDGEEVANDKESSPATSPTKGPPPSPPPLTEEVKADSPAIQNGGEEEKQTTEELEKGMKALSTNDTSSTPAAPPAKPQGGTPEGSPSKSPSKKKKKFKPPSFLKKSKKQKEKVET
- the add2 gene encoding beta-adducin isoform X3, encoding MSKSPTPKGTPVQRSPSDGVPESLQSPQHSTPGSGPQHKKRISSLLQSPSFREELDVLIQEQMKKGGSSSNLWALRQLADFMASHGSPAALPVSPSNMMMVTAINDLHGWEPGSMVKGERLMRCKLASTHRLFDLYGWAQISHTCLTLRVSKEQEHFLVLPDGLAYSEVTGSSLVKVNILGEVVEKGSTNLGVDPEKFSLHQAIYSARPDVRCLLHIHTPATAAVSSMKCGLLPLSHEALLVGDVAYYDYNGVMEEEEDRVELQKSLGPTCKVLVLRNHGIVALGESMEEAFYTIYHIQAACQIQVSALCCAGGEHNLILLDRTIHKPNSAGTVGWAGSTFGPLHKSRVGEHEFEALMRTLDNLGYRTGYAYRFPVLLERSRMRRDVEVPATATAYHQFDDDGVHPALRQNPFTQRQQQERTRWLNTPNTYQKVNQEQASPGHQRTTWLKAEEVTQAGSTSIKIENPNLFVPLFTNPQEVIETRNKIRQQNRQDMKTAGPQSLVLASVITENSPPSPVSPPKVPPEPEPPNPFNQLTDQVLDEYRKEVQRKQDGETDEEVKADSPAIQNGGEEEKQTTEELEKGMKALSTNDTSSTPAAPPAKPQGGTPEGSPSKSPSKKKKKFKPPSFLKKSKKQKEKVET